Proteins encoded together in one Effusibacillus lacus window:
- a CDS encoding restriction endonuclease subunit S yields the protein MNPSIDVFINSFAMRGITSREQLLNEMLRVKLTTRAVKSRKKSLQDGEQLFELMKHSTESTILGYFPGDRDFFSSIYKVAQEIDLIEFTLKLYQNDRFGQIFSPAYLTEYVCSLIDDAKAQSILIAEAEKSLSGLKGLVEKHQSSNITFTTSNVLMFILLKLGFEEYENVSILNQSIYQELLSDARFDFIYSLPDFGGKIEGVNHKFMSSRPDIVATQNLLGHLSDRGTLVTVLPAKITFASGSEAKLREHIMTHYQLEGIYNLPEGTFKPYAAIKTYLLKIGAIKKENVSVGYLGYDNGLYVDKVKVVRSGDFAAHEDWRIELILADDDENIRKYKTSTLERVKLHEVAEVFRGKSILKKDVKPGKILVLNISNITDTGIDYSNMDSIDEEERKIKRYELIDGDIVLSSRGSAIKTGVYRKQKNIVIASANVIVIRPNNRVLSDYLKIFFESPVGITIIKSFQRGTSIVNINHTDIMEMEIPLLGIEEQKELVEKYAREVAVYQETVTKAEKRYLEEKEKIYNQLV from the coding sequence ATGAACCCATCAATAGATGTTTTTATAAATTCATTTGCCATGCGCGGTATTACCTCCCGGGAGCAATTATTAAACGAAATGTTACGCGTCAAACTTACAACGCGAGCCGTGAAATCACGGAAAAAATCTCTACAGGATGGAGAGCAGCTTTTCGAATTAATGAAGCATTCTACCGAAAGTACAATCCTGGGATACTTTCCGGGCGACAGGGATTTCTTTTCTTCTATTTATAAGGTTGCACAAGAAATTGATCTGATTGAGTTTACACTTAAGCTATACCAAAATGACCGTTTCGGACAGATATTCTCTCCAGCTTATTTGACGGAATATGTCTGTAGCCTGATAGATGATGCAAAAGCCCAGTCGATACTTATTGCCGAAGCAGAAAAAAGCCTGTCAGGTCTTAAAGGCTTGGTGGAGAAGCATCAGTCAAGCAATATAACCTTTACCACATCCAATGTACTTATGTTTATACTGCTTAAGCTTGGGTTTGAAGAATATGAGAACGTCAGTATTCTTAATCAGTCGATATACCAGGAGCTGCTTAGTGACGCACGTTTTGACTTTATTTATTCACTGCCTGACTTTGGCGGCAAGATTGAAGGCGTTAACCATAAATTTATGTCCTCAAGACCGGATATTGTGGCAACGCAGAATTTACTTGGGCATTTATCCGACAGAGGGACGCTGGTGACTGTGCTCCCTGCTAAGATTACATTTGCAAGTGGTTCTGAAGCAAAGCTGCGTGAGCATATCATGACCCACTATCAATTGGAGGGTATTTACAACCTTCCTGAAGGCACTTTTAAGCCATACGCTGCTATAAAAACTTATCTGCTTAAGATAGGTGCTATAAAAAAGGAAAATGTGAGCGTGGGATATTTGGGTTATGATAATGGTCTTTATGTCGATAAAGTGAAGGTAGTGAGGAGCGGAGATTTTGCCGCTCATGAGGATTGGCGAATTGAACTTATACTCGCAGATGATGACGAGAATATCAGAAAGTATAAGACATCAACTCTTGAAAGAGTGAAACTTCATGAAGTTGCAGAGGTTTTCAGGGGAAAATCAATCCTGAAAAAGGATGTTAAGCCTGGAAAAATTCTGGTACTAAATATTTCAAACATTACTGATACCGGCATTGATTATTCCAATATGGACAGTATTGATGAAGAAGAACGAAAAATTAAAAGATATGAGTTGATAGACGGAGACATAGTCTTGTCCAGTAGAGGGTCGGCAATTAAAACAGGTGTATACCGTAAACAAAAAAATATCGTTATCGCCTCGGCCAATGTTATCGTTATCAGACCCAATAACAGAGTACTGAGTGATTACCTTAAGATATTCTTTGAGAGTCCTGTCGGAATAACGATTATAAAAAGTTTTCAACGAGGAACGTCCATTGTAAATATAAATCACACTGACATTATGGAAATGGAAATACCGCTGCTAGGTATTGAAGAGCAGAAAGAGCTAGTGGAAAAGTATGCAAGGGAAGTTGCGGTATATCAAGAGACTGTGACCAAAGCTGAGAAACGTTATTTGGAAGAGAAGGAGAAAATTTATAATCAATTAGTGTAA
- a CDS encoding type IV secretory system conjugative DNA transfer family protein, which yields MNKDTKTQDKKTGSDPAPSRKIVAIIQSFAQLEKNYGKEGAAIIIDNCQDTIFGGFAPNSESAEILSRSLGNKTVLSGSVTRGKYDPSQSLQMIQRPLMTPDELKTLPKGSFIVAKTGACPMKTSLKLFKVAYADKKRAGRGDRQAAHII from the coding sequence ATGAACAAAGATACAAAAACACAGGATAAAAAAACAGGCAGCGATCCTGCACCATCAAGAAAAATCGTGGCTATTATACAGAGCTTTGCACAGCTTGAAAAGAACTACGGCAAGGAAGGAGCCGCCATCATCATCGACAACTGCCAGGACACCATCTTTGGAGGCTTTGCCCCTAACTCGGAATCAGCAGAGATACTCTCCAGAAGCCTTGGCAATAAGACGGTTTTATCAGGTTCGGTTACCCGGGGGAAGTATGATCCGTCCCAATCCTTGCAAATGATCCAGCGTCCCCTGATGACTCCCGATGAATTGAAGACCCTGCCCAAAGGCAGCTTCATTGTCGCAAAGACCGGCGCCTGTCCTATGAAAACCAGTTTAAAGCTGTTCAAGGTTGCCTATGCTGACAAAAAAAGAGCTGGAAGAGGAGATCGTCAAGCGGCACATATCATATGA
- a CDS encoding type I restriction-modification system subunit M yields MATINLGFENNLWEMADKLRGNIEASEYKHVVLGLIFLKYISDAFEERYNELVAEGEGFEEDIDAYTEENVFFVPKEARWEYIKSNAKQPTIGQIIDEAMIAIEKENASLKGVLPKNYARPEIDKTKLGELIDLFSFKVGDKEARAKDVLGRVYEYFLGKFGSSEGEFYTPPSIVKLLVEMIEPYKGRVYDPCCGSGGMFVQSQRFVEEHSGRKDDIHIFGQEYTATTWRLCKMNLAIRGIDGNLGERDADTFSNDLHKMLKADYILANPPFNIKDWGANRLTDDARWKYGMPPAGNANYAWIQHIISKLSPNGVAGFVMANGAMSTNTSSEAEIRKNIIEDKLVDCIITLPPNLFYNVTIPACLWFLTKNKKSAGRDRSNEILFIDARKMGTMVDRKHRELDYETEIKYIADIYHKWKKGEEYEDIKGFCKSATLDEVRSHEYILTPGRFVGIEERVDDGEPFDEKMARLTGELAEMFAKRKSLEEEIRKRLGAIGYEF; encoded by the coding sequence ATGGCAACGATCAATTTAGGGTTTGAAAATAATCTGTGGGAAATGGCAGATAAACTGCGCGGCAACATTGAGGCTTCGGAATACAAGCATGTAGTACTGGGACTTATTTTCCTTAAATACATCTCCGATGCTTTTGAGGAGAGATATAACGAGCTGGTTGCCGAGGGTGAAGGATTTGAGGAAGATATAGATGCTTATACCGAAGAGAATGTTTTTTTCGTACCGAAGGAAGCCCGTTGGGAGTACATAAAATCCAATGCCAAGCAGCCTACTATCGGACAGATTATCGATGAAGCAATGATCGCTATTGAAAAGGAAAACGCCTCCCTTAAAGGGGTGTTGCCGAAAAACTATGCACGCCCGGAAATAGACAAAACAAAGCTTGGCGAGCTTATCGACCTATTTTCCTTTAAGGTTGGTGATAAGGAGGCAAGAGCAAAAGATGTGCTCGGTAGGGTTTACGAATACTTCCTTGGGAAGTTCGGTTCGTCAGAAGGCGAATTTTACACTCCGCCATCTATCGTAAAGCTGCTTGTTGAAATGATTGAGCCCTATAAAGGCAGGGTTTATGACCCGTGCTGCGGGTCCGGCGGTATGTTTGTGCAGAGCCAAAGATTCGTTGAAGAACACAGCGGAAGAAAGGACGACATCCATATCTTTGGACAGGAATATACCGCTACCACCTGGCGACTTTGCAAAATGAACCTTGCCATCCGGGGCATTGACGGAAACCTTGGCGAGCGGGATGCGGATACCTTTTCCAATGATCTCCACAAGATGTTAAAGGCGGACTATATCCTTGCCAATCCACCCTTTAATATCAAGGACTGGGGTGCAAACAGGCTTACCGATGATGCTCGCTGGAAGTATGGTATGCCCCCTGCCGGAAACGCCAACTATGCCTGGATACAGCATATTATTTCCAAGCTCTCGCCAAACGGGGTAGCGGGCTTTGTCATGGCAAACGGCGCTATGTCTACCAATACAAGCAGTGAGGCCGAGATAAGGAAGAATATTATCGAAGACAAGCTGGTGGACTGTATCATCACTCTGCCGCCCAACCTTTTCTATAATGTAACCATTCCCGCCTGTCTGTGGTTCTTAACCAAGAATAAGAAATCGGCAGGCCGGGATCGCAGTAACGAAATCCTCTTTATTGATGCCCGCAAGATGGGTACGATGGTTGACCGCAAACACAGGGAACTTGATTATGAGACAGAGATAAAATATATCGCCGATATATACCACAAATGGAAAAAGGGCGAAGAATACGAGGATATCAAAGGATTCTGCAAATCTGCCACCTTGGATGAAGTGCGCTCCCATGAGTATATTCTCACCCCCGGCAGGTTTGTGGGCATTGAAGAACGGGTCGATGACGGGGAGCCTTTTGATGAAAAAATGGCCAGGCTTACCGGTGAACTTGCCGAAATGTTTGCAAAGCGCAAGTCTCTGGAGGAGGAAATCCGTAAAAGACTGGGGGCGATCGGGTATGAGTTTTGA
- a CDS encoding helix-turn-helix domain-containing protein: MGYFESLYASELPHRAVAVYMYLRDRADKNGKWYPAIGTIAAELKLSRSTVKRAIADLEKSGYVCKEQRWREDGGKSSNMYFLKSGMG; this comes from the coding sequence ATGGGCTATTTTGAATCGCTTTATGCATCAGAGCTTCCCCATAGGGCTGTAGCCGTCTACATGTACCTTCGTGACAGGGCGGACAAGAATGGCAAATGGTATCCGGCGATCGGTACCATCGCCGCAGAACTGAAGCTGTCACGGAGCACCGTAAAAAGAGCCATCGCGGACCTTGAAAAGAGCGGTTATGTTTGCAAAGAGCAGCGGTGGCGTGAGGACGGGGGCAAGAGCAGCAACATGTATTTTTTGAAATCAGGGATGGGGTAA
- a CDS encoding virulence RhuM family protein: protein MSFENNSEILIYQTEDGKTKIDVRMENETVWLTQAQMAELFQTSKQNVSLHINNVFKEGELDEISVVKEYLTTAADGKKYKTKFYNLDVIISVGYRVKSHRGTQFRIWATQRLKEYIIKGFTMNDDLLKKAGGGNYFEELLERIRDIRSSEKVFYRKILDIYATSIDYSPDAAISQQFFQTVQNKMHWAAHGHTAAEIVYLRADSTKPFMGMTNFTGSKPTRSESQIAKNYLTEDELAVLNRIVNAYIEFAELQAMRRKPMYMVDWIEKLDDFLKMSDNEILTHAGKISHQQATQKAIEEYEKYRERTKNELSEVEKHFLESIDKTAKKLKGKKDSIGGDRV, encoded by the coding sequence ATGAGTTTTGAAAATAATTCGGAAATATTAATTTACCAAACTGAAGATGGGAAAACCAAAATCGATGTGAGAATGGAAAACGAGACGGTTTGGCTGACTCAGGCCCAAATGGCTGAGTTGTTTCAGACCAGCAAACAGAATGTTAGTCTGCATATCAATAATGTATTTAAAGAAGGCGAACTTGATGAAATTTCAGTTGTCAAGGAATACTTGACAACTGCTGCTGACGGTAAGAAATACAAGACGAAATTTTATAACTTGGATGTCATAATTTCTGTTGGCTATCGTGTTAAATCCCACAGGGGCACTCAGTTCAGAATCTGGGCAACCCAAAGACTTAAGGAATATATCATCAAAGGCTTTACTATGAATGATGACCTGCTGAAAAAAGCAGGCGGCGGCAATTATTTTGAGGAATTATTGGAGCGCATCCGGGATATTCGCTCCTCAGAAAAGGTATTTTACCGCAAGATTTTGGATATTTACGCGACGAGTATTGACTATTCACCGGATGCGGCCATTTCACAGCAGTTTTTTCAAACGGTCCAGAACAAAATGCACTGGGCGGCCCATGGGCATACTGCGGCAGAAATAGTGTATCTGAGAGCTGATAGTACAAAGCCTTTTATGGGAATGACCAACTTTACCGGTTCCAAGCCTACCAGGTCAGAATCCCAGATTGCCAAAAACTATCTTACAGAGGATGAACTGGCTGTACTAAACCGCATCGTCAATGCGTATATCGAATTTGCCGAGCTTCAGGCAATGCGCAGAAAGCCAATGTACATGGTCGACTGGATAGAAAAATTGGACGATTTCCTTAAAATGAGCGACAATGAGATCCTTACGCACGCAGGCAAAATCAGCCACCAACAAGCCACTCAAAAGGCAATAGAAGAGTATGAGAAGTATAGGGAACGGACCAAAAATGAGCTTTCCGAGGTGGAAAAGCATTTTTTAGAAAGTATAGACAAGACCGCAAAGAAGCTGAAAGGGAAAAAGGACAGCATCGGAGGTGATAGGGTGTGA